The following proteins are co-located in the Mus pahari chromosome 14, PAHARI_EIJ_v1.1, whole genome shotgun sequence genome:
- the Plekhh3 gene encoding pleckstrin homology domain-containing family H member 3 isoform X2 translates to MRLWASRCTQGAVHLLGALRQRRRHAWPDLALPLPSLPGPRPIPSPSASARAKECGEAGWAAGTPGFALLSVQEHWGQMRELPPRYPGRGQKDILDLGSASGTPQRKSSGRWPFEDFSLSRHLKQNSLPSLGSLDVTLTQPTRNGPISDRLQSWEETWSLIPDKGLPEDDPDVIVKGWLYREPRGGGTRPWLLPRRAWFVLTRDSLDQFSSSGKGARRLGSLVLTSLCSVTGPERRPKETGLWSVTVSGRKHSIRLCSPRQAEAERWGVALREAIASKAPLETPTQLLLRDIQESCGDPEAVALIYRRNPILRHTSSALYAPLLPLPYEVSAPGPGYAPLREEAVRLFLALQALEGARRPGPLMQGVLQTCRDLPALQDELFLQLAKQTSGPAGPPGLPATQDPATLRYWQLLTCMSCTFRPGGAVRGHLLGHLERTEQALPDSELAEYARFIRKALGRTRGRELVPSLAEISALSRRQELLCTVHCPGAGACPVSIDSHTTAGEVARELVGRLGLARSRNAFALYEQRGAQERALAGGTLVADVLTSLTSEEAGLEDSPDSGWRLCLRLHGPLHPEGLSPEGHELPFLFEQAHALLLRGRPPPPEDTLRALAALRLQSLHRDFSPRGPLPLLDHLLPPPIPPREQPPCPTRRPPPSAALLAGALWSPGLAKRRAERARRGGTGRSTGCTAQVGGGGTSTTAAVLGGWKRLRGMGQAEAMAAYLALAAQCPGFGAARYDVLELSTEPGGGAPQKLCLGLGAKAMSLSRPGETEPIHSVSYGHVAACQLIGPHTLALRVGDSQLLLQSPQVAEILELVNAYLANPSPERPCSSDSSSGPPSQDLRDTSPPSQHRVLEEPQGQSGCLKQLQD, encoded by the exons ATGCGCCTGTGGGCCTCGCGTTGCACGCAAGGCGCTGTCCACCTGCTGGGGGCCCTGAGGCAGAGGAGGCGTCACGCGTGGCCCGACCTggccctgcctctcccttccctgccgGGCCCGCGTCCCATCCCGTCTCCTTCCGCCTCCGCCAGAGCCAAGGAATGTGGTGAGGCCGGCTGGGCGGCTGGAACGCCTGGGTTCGCTCTGCTCTCAGTTCAAGAGCACTGGGGCCAGATGCGGGAGCTCCCACCGCGGTATCCTGGGCGAGGGCAAAAAGACATCCTAGACCTGGGGTCTGCATCAGGGACCCCACAAAGGAAAAGCTCAGGACGATGGCCCTTTGAGGACTTCTCATTATCCCGCCACTTAAAACAGaactctctgccttctctg GGTTCCCTGGACGTTACGCTGACTCAGCCAACAAGGAATGGGCCGATTTCAGACAG ACTGCAGAGCTGGGAAGAGACCTGGAGCCTCATCCCAGACAAGGGACTTCCGGAAGACGACCCTGACGTCATTGTGAAAG gttGGCTGTACCGGGAACCCCGTGGAGGAGGGACAAGGCCATGGTTACTCCCGCGCAGAGCCTGGTTTGTGCTCACCAGAGATTCCCTGGACCAGTTCAGTAGCAGCGGGAAGGGGGCAAGGCGACTCGGAAGCCTGGTCCTCACAAGCCTGTGCTCAGTGACTGGGCCAGAGCGTAGGCCCAAGGAGACCG GTCTGTGGTCAGTCACTGTGTCTGGCCGGAAACACAGCATCCGCCTCTGCTCTCCgcgccaggcagaggcagagcgcTGGGGGGTAGCACTGCGGGAGGCGATTGCCTCCAAGGCTCCGCTGGAGACCCCTACCCAACTGCTGCTCAGGGACATCCAG GAGAGCTGTGGAGACCCAGAAGCAGTGGCCCTCATCTACCGGAGGAACCCTATCCTGAGGCACACCAGTAGTGCCTTGTATGCCCCGCTCTTGCCCCTGCCCTATGAAGTCAGCGCTCCAG GTCCAGGCTACGCACCCTTACGAGAGGAGGCAGTGAGGCTGTTCCTGGCACTGCAGGCGCTGGAGGGGGCACGGCGCCCTGGGCCCCTGATGCAGGGTGTGCTTCAGACCTGCCGGGACCTGCCTGCACTCCAGGACGAACTTTTCCTGCAGCTGGCTAAGCAGACCTCAGGTCCTGCTGGTCCCCCTGGGCTCCCAGCTACTCAAGACCCTGCAACCCTGCGATACTGGCAGCTTCTCACTTGCATGAGCTGTACCTTTCGGCCAGGGGGAGCTGTCCGAGGGCACCTCCTGGGGCATTTGGAAAG GACGGAGCAGGCACTCCCAGACTCAGAACTGGCAGAATATGCACGCTTCATCCGGAAGGCTCTGGGCCGGACGCGGGGCCGAGAGCTGGTGCCTTCACTAGCAGAGATTTCTGCACTGAGCAGAAGGCAGGAGCTGTTGTGTACCGTGCACTGTCCCGGAGCTGGAGCCTGTCCTGTGTCTATCGACTCCCACACTACAGCGGGGGAG GTGGCTCGAGAGTTGGTGGGTAGGCTAGGTTTGGCCCGGAGCCGGAACGCATTCGCTTTGTATGAGCAGCGAGGAGCCCAGGAGCGAGCCCTGGCTGGGGGGACCCTCGTGGCCGACGTGCTCACCAG TTTGACCTCAGAGGAAGCCGGACTGGAGGACTCGCCCGACTCCGGGTGGAGACTGTGTCTTCGTCTTCACGGACCTCTGCACCCAGAAGGACTATCTCCAGAGGGTCACGAATTGCCTTTCCTCTTTGAGCAG GCTCACGCTCTGCTGCTGCGCGGCCGGCCGCCCCCACCCGAGGACACGCTGCGCGCCCTGGCGGCGCTGCGCCTGCAGAGTTTGCACCGGGACTTTTCCCCGCGGGGTCCCCTGCCGCTCCTGGACCACCTGCTGCCTCCCCCTATCCCGCCGCGCGAACAACCGCCGTGCCCTACCCGGAGGCCACCGCCCTCTGCCGCCCTGCTGGCCGGGGCGCTCTGGAGCCCCGGCCTGGCCAAGAGGCGGGCGGAGCGTGCCCGGCGCGGCGGAACCGGCCGCTCGACGGGATGCACGGCCCAGGTGGGAGGTGGCGGCACCAGCACGACGGCCGCGGTGCTGGGCGGCTGGAAGCGGCTGCGGGGCATGGGCCAAGCTGAGGCCATGGCTGCCTACCTGGCTCTAGCGGCGCAGTGTCCGGGGTTCGGCGCTGCTCGGTATGACGTTCTGGAGCTGAGCACg GAGCCTGGTGGAGGTGCTCCACAGAAGCTCTGCCTGGGTCTGGGAGCAAAGGCCATGTCGCTCTCCAGGCCTGGTGAGACAGAACCCATCCACAGTGTCAGCTATGGTCATGTGGCCGCCTGCCAGCTAATAGGCCCTCACACCTTAGCACTGAGGGTGGGCGACAGCCAGCTCCTACTGCAGAGTCCCCAG GTGGCAGAGATCCTGGAACTGGTGAATGCCTACTTGGCCAACCCCTCCCCTGAGAGGCCCTGCAGCAGTGACAGCAGCTCTGGTCCTCCAAGCCAAGACCTGCGGGACACCTCCCCTCCCAGCCAGCACCGAGTTCTGGAAGAGCCCCAGGGACAGTCTGGCTGCTTGAAGCAGCTGCAGGACTAA
- the Plekhh3 gene encoding pleckstrin homology domain-containing family H member 3 isoform X3, with protein MPLPGGLWWLLCCRRGFTLLHRDYGDGELSGDGDEDEDDETFELRTPSPAGGGRGSLDVTLTQPTRNGPISDRLQSWEETWSLIPDKGLPEDDPDVIVKGWLYREPRGGGTRPWLLPRRAWFVLTRDSLDQFSSSGKGARRLGSLVLTSLCSVTGPERRPKETGLWSVTVSGRKHSIRLCSPRQAEAERWGVALREAIASKAPLETPTQLLLRDIQESCGDPEAVALIYRRNPILRHTSSALYAPLLPLPYEVSAPGPGYAPLREEAVRLFLALQALEGARRPGPLMQGVLQTCRDLPALQDELFLQLAKQTSGPAGPPGLPATQDPATLRYWQLLTCMSCTFRPGGAVRGHLLGHLERTEQALPDSELAEYARFIRKALGRTRGRELVPSLAEISALSRRQELLCTVHCPGAGACPVSIDSHTTAGEVARELVGRLGLARSRNAFALYEQRGAQERALAGGTLVADVLTRFENLTSEEAGLEDSPDSGWRLCLRLHGPLHPEGLSPEGHELPFLFEQAHALLLRGRPPPPEDTLRALAALRLQSLHRDFSPRGPLPLLDHLLPPPIPPREQPPCPTRRPPPSAALLAGALWSPGLAKRRAERARRGGTGRSTGCTAQVGGGGTSTTAAVLGGWKRLRGMGQAEAMAAYLALAAQCPGFGAARYDVLELSTEPGGGAPQKLCLGLGAKAMSLSRPGETEPIHSVSYGHVAACQLIGPHTLALRVGDSQLLLQSPQVAEILELVNAYLANPSPERPCSSDSSSGPPSQDLRDTSPPSQHRVLEEPQGQSGCLKQLQD; from the exons ATGCCTCTCCCCGGGGGATTGTGGTGGCTTCTCTGCTGCCGTCGAGGCTTCACTCTTCTGCACCGGGACTACGGGGACGGCGAGCTTAGCGGGGACGGGGACGAAGACGAGGACGACGAGACCTTTGAGCTAAGGACCCCGAGTCCAGCGGGCGGCGGGAGA GGTTCCCTGGACGTTACGCTGACTCAGCCAACAAGGAATGGGCCGATTTCAGACAG ACTGCAGAGCTGGGAAGAGACCTGGAGCCTCATCCCAGACAAGGGACTTCCGGAAGACGACCCTGACGTCATTGTGAAAG gttGGCTGTACCGGGAACCCCGTGGAGGAGGGACAAGGCCATGGTTACTCCCGCGCAGAGCCTGGTTTGTGCTCACCAGAGATTCCCTGGACCAGTTCAGTAGCAGCGGGAAGGGGGCAAGGCGACTCGGAAGCCTGGTCCTCACAAGCCTGTGCTCAGTGACTGGGCCAGAGCGTAGGCCCAAGGAGACCG GTCTGTGGTCAGTCACTGTGTCTGGCCGGAAACACAGCATCCGCCTCTGCTCTCCgcgccaggcagaggcagagcgcTGGGGGGTAGCACTGCGGGAGGCGATTGCCTCCAAGGCTCCGCTGGAGACCCCTACCCAACTGCTGCTCAGGGACATCCAG GAGAGCTGTGGAGACCCAGAAGCAGTGGCCCTCATCTACCGGAGGAACCCTATCCTGAGGCACACCAGTAGTGCCTTGTATGCCCCGCTCTTGCCCCTGCCCTATGAAGTCAGCGCTCCAG GTCCAGGCTACGCACCCTTACGAGAGGAGGCAGTGAGGCTGTTCCTGGCACTGCAGGCGCTGGAGGGGGCACGGCGCCCTGGGCCCCTGATGCAGGGTGTGCTTCAGACCTGCCGGGACCTGCCTGCACTCCAGGACGAACTTTTCCTGCAGCTGGCTAAGCAGACCTCAGGTCCTGCTGGTCCCCCTGGGCTCCCAGCTACTCAAGACCCTGCAACCCTGCGATACTGGCAGCTTCTCACTTGCATGAGCTGTACCTTTCGGCCAGGGGGAGCTGTCCGAGGGCACCTCCTGGGGCATTTGGAAAG GACGGAGCAGGCACTCCCAGACTCAGAACTGGCAGAATATGCACGCTTCATCCGGAAGGCTCTGGGCCGGACGCGGGGCCGAGAGCTGGTGCCTTCACTAGCAGAGATTTCTGCACTGAGCAGAAGGCAGGAGCTGTTGTGTACCGTGCACTGTCCCGGAGCTGGAGCCTGTCCTGTGTCTATCGACTCCCACACTACAGCGGGGGAG GTGGCTCGAGAGTTGGTGGGTAGGCTAGGTTTGGCCCGGAGCCGGAACGCATTCGCTTTGTATGAGCAGCGAGGAGCCCAGGAGCGAGCCCTGGCTGGGGGGACCCTCGTGGCCGACGTGCTCACCAGGTTTGAGAA TTTGACCTCAGAGGAAGCCGGACTGGAGGACTCGCCCGACTCCGGGTGGAGACTGTGTCTTCGTCTTCACGGACCTCTGCACCCAGAAGGACTATCTCCAGAGGGTCACGAATTGCCTTTCCTCTTTGAGCAG GCTCACGCTCTGCTGCTGCGCGGCCGGCCGCCCCCACCCGAGGACACGCTGCGCGCCCTGGCGGCGCTGCGCCTGCAGAGTTTGCACCGGGACTTTTCCCCGCGGGGTCCCCTGCCGCTCCTGGACCACCTGCTGCCTCCCCCTATCCCGCCGCGCGAACAACCGCCGTGCCCTACCCGGAGGCCACCGCCCTCTGCCGCCCTGCTGGCCGGGGCGCTCTGGAGCCCCGGCCTGGCCAAGAGGCGGGCGGAGCGTGCCCGGCGCGGCGGAACCGGCCGCTCGACGGGATGCACGGCCCAGGTGGGAGGTGGCGGCACCAGCACGACGGCCGCGGTGCTGGGCGGCTGGAAGCGGCTGCGGGGCATGGGCCAAGCTGAGGCCATGGCTGCCTACCTGGCTCTAGCGGCGCAGTGTCCGGGGTTCGGCGCTGCTCGGTATGACGTTCTGGAGCTGAGCACg GAGCCTGGTGGAGGTGCTCCACAGAAGCTCTGCCTGGGTCTGGGAGCAAAGGCCATGTCGCTCTCCAGGCCTGGTGAGACAGAACCCATCCACAGTGTCAGCTATGGTCATGTGGCCGCCTGCCAGCTAATAGGCCCTCACACCTTAGCACTGAGGGTGGGCGACAGCCAGCTCCTACTGCAGAGTCCCCAG GTGGCAGAGATCCTGGAACTGGTGAATGCCTACTTGGCCAACCCCTCCCCTGAGAGGCCCTGCAGCAGTGACAGCAGCTCTGGTCCTCCAAGCCAAGACCTGCGGGACACCTCCCCTCCCAGCCAGCACCGAGTTCTGGAAGAGCCCCAGGGACAGTCTGGCTGCTTGAAGCAGCTGCAGGACTAA
- the Plekhh3 gene encoding pleckstrin homology domain-containing family H member 3 isoform X1, whose amino-acid sequence MRLWASRCTQGAVHLLGALRQRRRHAWPDLALPLPSLPGPRPIPSPSASARAKECGEAGWAAGTPGFALLSVQEHWGQMRELPPRYPGRGQKDILDLGSASGTPQRKSSGRWPFEDFSLSRHLKQNSLPSLGSLDVTLTQPTRNGPISDRLQSWEETWSLIPDKGLPEDDPDVIVKGWLYREPRGGGTRPWLLPRRAWFVLTRDSLDQFSSSGKGARRLGSLVLTSLCSVTGPERRPKETGLWSVTVSGRKHSIRLCSPRQAEAERWGVALREAIASKAPLETPTQLLLRDIQESCGDPEAVALIYRRNPILRHTSSALYAPLLPLPYEVSAPGPGYAPLREEAVRLFLALQALEGARRPGPLMQGVLQTCRDLPALQDELFLQLAKQTSGPAGPPGLPATQDPATLRYWQLLTCMSCTFRPGGAVRGHLLGHLERTEQALPDSELAEYARFIRKALGRTRGRELVPSLAEISALSRRQELLCTVHCPGAGACPVSIDSHTTAGEVARELVGRLGLARSRNAFALYEQRGAQERALAGGTLVADVLTRFENLTSEEAGLEDSPDSGWRLCLRLHGPLHPEGLSPEGHELPFLFEQAHALLLRGRPPPPEDTLRALAALRLQSLHRDFSPRGPLPLLDHLLPPPIPPREQPPCPTRRPPPSAALLAGALWSPGLAKRRAERARRGGTGRSTGCTAQVGGGGTSTTAAVLGGWKRLRGMGQAEAMAAYLALAAQCPGFGAARYDVLELSTEPGGGAPQKLCLGLGAKAMSLSRPGETEPIHSVSYGHVAACQLIGPHTLALRVGDSQLLLQSPQVAEILELVNAYLANPSPERPCSSDSSSGPPSQDLRDTSPPSQHRVLEEPQGQSGCLKQLQD is encoded by the exons ATGCGCCTGTGGGCCTCGCGTTGCACGCAAGGCGCTGTCCACCTGCTGGGGGCCCTGAGGCAGAGGAGGCGTCACGCGTGGCCCGACCTggccctgcctctcccttccctgccgGGCCCGCGTCCCATCCCGTCTCCTTCCGCCTCCGCCAGAGCCAAGGAATGTGGTGAGGCCGGCTGGGCGGCTGGAACGCCTGGGTTCGCTCTGCTCTCAGTTCAAGAGCACTGGGGCCAGATGCGGGAGCTCCCACCGCGGTATCCTGGGCGAGGGCAAAAAGACATCCTAGACCTGGGGTCTGCATCAGGGACCCCACAAAGGAAAAGCTCAGGACGATGGCCCTTTGAGGACTTCTCATTATCCCGCCACTTAAAACAGaactctctgccttctctg GGTTCCCTGGACGTTACGCTGACTCAGCCAACAAGGAATGGGCCGATTTCAGACAG ACTGCAGAGCTGGGAAGAGACCTGGAGCCTCATCCCAGACAAGGGACTTCCGGAAGACGACCCTGACGTCATTGTGAAAG gttGGCTGTACCGGGAACCCCGTGGAGGAGGGACAAGGCCATGGTTACTCCCGCGCAGAGCCTGGTTTGTGCTCACCAGAGATTCCCTGGACCAGTTCAGTAGCAGCGGGAAGGGGGCAAGGCGACTCGGAAGCCTGGTCCTCACAAGCCTGTGCTCAGTGACTGGGCCAGAGCGTAGGCCCAAGGAGACCG GTCTGTGGTCAGTCACTGTGTCTGGCCGGAAACACAGCATCCGCCTCTGCTCTCCgcgccaggcagaggcagagcgcTGGGGGGTAGCACTGCGGGAGGCGATTGCCTCCAAGGCTCCGCTGGAGACCCCTACCCAACTGCTGCTCAGGGACATCCAG GAGAGCTGTGGAGACCCAGAAGCAGTGGCCCTCATCTACCGGAGGAACCCTATCCTGAGGCACACCAGTAGTGCCTTGTATGCCCCGCTCTTGCCCCTGCCCTATGAAGTCAGCGCTCCAG GTCCAGGCTACGCACCCTTACGAGAGGAGGCAGTGAGGCTGTTCCTGGCACTGCAGGCGCTGGAGGGGGCACGGCGCCCTGGGCCCCTGATGCAGGGTGTGCTTCAGACCTGCCGGGACCTGCCTGCACTCCAGGACGAACTTTTCCTGCAGCTGGCTAAGCAGACCTCAGGTCCTGCTGGTCCCCCTGGGCTCCCAGCTACTCAAGACCCTGCAACCCTGCGATACTGGCAGCTTCTCACTTGCATGAGCTGTACCTTTCGGCCAGGGGGAGCTGTCCGAGGGCACCTCCTGGGGCATTTGGAAAG GACGGAGCAGGCACTCCCAGACTCAGAACTGGCAGAATATGCACGCTTCATCCGGAAGGCTCTGGGCCGGACGCGGGGCCGAGAGCTGGTGCCTTCACTAGCAGAGATTTCTGCACTGAGCAGAAGGCAGGAGCTGTTGTGTACCGTGCACTGTCCCGGAGCTGGAGCCTGTCCTGTGTCTATCGACTCCCACACTACAGCGGGGGAG GTGGCTCGAGAGTTGGTGGGTAGGCTAGGTTTGGCCCGGAGCCGGAACGCATTCGCTTTGTATGAGCAGCGAGGAGCCCAGGAGCGAGCCCTGGCTGGGGGGACCCTCGTGGCCGACGTGCTCACCAGGTTTGAGAA TTTGACCTCAGAGGAAGCCGGACTGGAGGACTCGCCCGACTCCGGGTGGAGACTGTGTCTTCGTCTTCACGGACCTCTGCACCCAGAAGGACTATCTCCAGAGGGTCACGAATTGCCTTTCCTCTTTGAGCAG GCTCACGCTCTGCTGCTGCGCGGCCGGCCGCCCCCACCCGAGGACACGCTGCGCGCCCTGGCGGCGCTGCGCCTGCAGAGTTTGCACCGGGACTTTTCCCCGCGGGGTCCCCTGCCGCTCCTGGACCACCTGCTGCCTCCCCCTATCCCGCCGCGCGAACAACCGCCGTGCCCTACCCGGAGGCCACCGCCCTCTGCCGCCCTGCTGGCCGGGGCGCTCTGGAGCCCCGGCCTGGCCAAGAGGCGGGCGGAGCGTGCCCGGCGCGGCGGAACCGGCCGCTCGACGGGATGCACGGCCCAGGTGGGAGGTGGCGGCACCAGCACGACGGCCGCGGTGCTGGGCGGCTGGAAGCGGCTGCGGGGCATGGGCCAAGCTGAGGCCATGGCTGCCTACCTGGCTCTAGCGGCGCAGTGTCCGGGGTTCGGCGCTGCTCGGTATGACGTTCTGGAGCTGAGCACg GAGCCTGGTGGAGGTGCTCCACAGAAGCTCTGCCTGGGTCTGGGAGCAAAGGCCATGTCGCTCTCCAGGCCTGGTGAGACAGAACCCATCCACAGTGTCAGCTATGGTCATGTGGCCGCCTGCCAGCTAATAGGCCCTCACACCTTAGCACTGAGGGTGGGCGACAGCCAGCTCCTACTGCAGAGTCCCCAG GTGGCAGAGATCCTGGAACTGGTGAATGCCTACTTGGCCAACCCCTCCCCTGAGAGGCCCTGCAGCAGTGACAGCAGCTCTGGTCCTCCAAGCCAAGACCTGCGGGACACCTCCCCTCCCAGCCAGCACCGAGTTCTGGAAGAGCCCCAGGGACAGTCTGGCTGCTTGAAGCAGCTGCAGGACTAA
- the Plekhh3 gene encoding pleckstrin homology domain-containing family H member 3 isoform X4: MPLPGGLWWLLCCRRGFTLLHRDYGDGELSGDGDEDEDDETFELRTPSPAGGGRGSLDVTLTQPTRNGPISDRLQSWEETWSLIPDKGLPEDDPDVIVKGWLYREPRGGGTRPWLLPRRAWFVLTRDSLDQFSSSGKGARRLGSLVLTSLCSVTGPERRPKETGLWSVTVSGRKHSIRLCSPRQAEAERWGVALREAIASKAPLETPTQLLLRDIQESCGDPEAVALIYRRNPILRHTSSALYAPLLPLPYEVSAPGPGYAPLREEAVRLFLALQALEGARRPGPLMQGVLQTCRDLPALQDELFLQLAKQTSGPAGPPGLPATQDPATLRYWQLLTCMSCTFRPGGAVRGHLLGHLERTEQALPDSELAEYARFIRKALGRTRGRELVPSLAEISALSRRQELLCTVHCPGAGACPVSIDSHTTAGEVARELVGRLGLARSRNAFALYEQRGAQERALAGGTLVADVLTSLTSEEAGLEDSPDSGWRLCLRLHGPLHPEGLSPEGHELPFLFEQAHALLLRGRPPPPEDTLRALAALRLQSLHRDFSPRGPLPLLDHLLPPPIPPREQPPCPTRRPPPSAALLAGALWSPGLAKRRAERARRGGTGRSTGCTAQVGGGGTSTTAAVLGGWKRLRGMGQAEAMAAYLALAAQCPGFGAARYDVLELSTEPGGGAPQKLCLGLGAKAMSLSRPGETEPIHSVSYGHVAACQLIGPHTLALRVGDSQLLLQSPQVAEILELVNAYLANPSPERPCSSDSSSGPPSQDLRDTSPPSQHRVLEEPQGQSGCLKQLQD, from the exons ATGCCTCTCCCCGGGGGATTGTGGTGGCTTCTCTGCTGCCGTCGAGGCTTCACTCTTCTGCACCGGGACTACGGGGACGGCGAGCTTAGCGGGGACGGGGACGAAGACGAGGACGACGAGACCTTTGAGCTAAGGACCCCGAGTCCAGCGGGCGGCGGGAGA GGTTCCCTGGACGTTACGCTGACTCAGCCAACAAGGAATGGGCCGATTTCAGACAG ACTGCAGAGCTGGGAAGAGACCTGGAGCCTCATCCCAGACAAGGGACTTCCGGAAGACGACCCTGACGTCATTGTGAAAG gttGGCTGTACCGGGAACCCCGTGGAGGAGGGACAAGGCCATGGTTACTCCCGCGCAGAGCCTGGTTTGTGCTCACCAGAGATTCCCTGGACCAGTTCAGTAGCAGCGGGAAGGGGGCAAGGCGACTCGGAAGCCTGGTCCTCACAAGCCTGTGCTCAGTGACTGGGCCAGAGCGTAGGCCCAAGGAGACCG GTCTGTGGTCAGTCACTGTGTCTGGCCGGAAACACAGCATCCGCCTCTGCTCTCCgcgccaggcagaggcagagcgcTGGGGGGTAGCACTGCGGGAGGCGATTGCCTCCAAGGCTCCGCTGGAGACCCCTACCCAACTGCTGCTCAGGGACATCCAG GAGAGCTGTGGAGACCCAGAAGCAGTGGCCCTCATCTACCGGAGGAACCCTATCCTGAGGCACACCAGTAGTGCCTTGTATGCCCCGCTCTTGCCCCTGCCCTATGAAGTCAGCGCTCCAG GTCCAGGCTACGCACCCTTACGAGAGGAGGCAGTGAGGCTGTTCCTGGCACTGCAGGCGCTGGAGGGGGCACGGCGCCCTGGGCCCCTGATGCAGGGTGTGCTTCAGACCTGCCGGGACCTGCCTGCACTCCAGGACGAACTTTTCCTGCAGCTGGCTAAGCAGACCTCAGGTCCTGCTGGTCCCCCTGGGCTCCCAGCTACTCAAGACCCTGCAACCCTGCGATACTGGCAGCTTCTCACTTGCATGAGCTGTACCTTTCGGCCAGGGGGAGCTGTCCGAGGGCACCTCCTGGGGCATTTGGAAAG GACGGAGCAGGCACTCCCAGACTCAGAACTGGCAGAATATGCACGCTTCATCCGGAAGGCTCTGGGCCGGACGCGGGGCCGAGAGCTGGTGCCTTCACTAGCAGAGATTTCTGCACTGAGCAGAAGGCAGGAGCTGTTGTGTACCGTGCACTGTCCCGGAGCTGGAGCCTGTCCTGTGTCTATCGACTCCCACACTACAGCGGGGGAG GTGGCTCGAGAGTTGGTGGGTAGGCTAGGTTTGGCCCGGAGCCGGAACGCATTCGCTTTGTATGAGCAGCGAGGAGCCCAGGAGCGAGCCCTGGCTGGGGGGACCCTCGTGGCCGACGTGCTCACCAG TTTGACCTCAGAGGAAGCCGGACTGGAGGACTCGCCCGACTCCGGGTGGAGACTGTGTCTTCGTCTTCACGGACCTCTGCACCCAGAAGGACTATCTCCAGAGGGTCACGAATTGCCTTTCCTCTTTGAGCAG GCTCACGCTCTGCTGCTGCGCGGCCGGCCGCCCCCACCCGAGGACACGCTGCGCGCCCTGGCGGCGCTGCGCCTGCAGAGTTTGCACCGGGACTTTTCCCCGCGGGGTCCCCTGCCGCTCCTGGACCACCTGCTGCCTCCCCCTATCCCGCCGCGCGAACAACCGCCGTGCCCTACCCGGAGGCCACCGCCCTCTGCCGCCCTGCTGGCCGGGGCGCTCTGGAGCCCCGGCCTGGCCAAGAGGCGGGCGGAGCGTGCCCGGCGCGGCGGAACCGGCCGCTCGACGGGATGCACGGCCCAGGTGGGAGGTGGCGGCACCAGCACGACGGCCGCGGTGCTGGGCGGCTGGAAGCGGCTGCGGGGCATGGGCCAAGCTGAGGCCATGGCTGCCTACCTGGCTCTAGCGGCGCAGTGTCCGGGGTTCGGCGCTGCTCGGTATGACGTTCTGGAGCTGAGCACg GAGCCTGGTGGAGGTGCTCCACAGAAGCTCTGCCTGGGTCTGGGAGCAAAGGCCATGTCGCTCTCCAGGCCTGGTGAGACAGAACCCATCCACAGTGTCAGCTATGGTCATGTGGCCGCCTGCCAGCTAATAGGCCCTCACACCTTAGCACTGAGGGTGGGCGACAGCCAGCTCCTACTGCAGAGTCCCCAG GTGGCAGAGATCCTGGAACTGGTGAATGCCTACTTGGCCAACCCCTCCCCTGAGAGGCCCTGCAGCAGTGACAGCAGCTCTGGTCCTCCAAGCCAAGACCTGCGGGACACCTCCCCTCCCAGCCAGCACCGAGTTCTGGAAGAGCCCCAGGGACAGTCTGGCTGCTTGAAGCAGCTGCAGGACTAA